A single Ziziphus jujuba cultivar Dongzao chromosome 11, ASM3175591v1 DNA region contains:
- the LOC107432847 gene encoding receptor-like protein kinase 5, whose protein sequence is MAKTTTAQICLQFPLYALLFLVIFLGHADSQSLQDEEQAVLLRIKQYWGNPLLPSQWSTASNSTHCSWTWINCTDGSVTALSLFTSNITGKFPPFICDLKNLTTLVLGNNSITGEFPRAIYNCSKLEQLDLSLNYFIGTVPSDIYRLDKLTYLDLSSNNFSGEIPPTIGRMQRLTYLMLTNNLFTGSFPPEIGNLSDLLMLGLGYMSNFKPSSLPSNYTQLKKLKYLWIPRSNMIGEIPENIGDMVSLEQVDLSTNGLSGKIPSSLFMLKNLSILYLYNNKLSREIPQVVEAINLGVLDLSDNNLTGPIPEDFGNLTQLTGLSLFTNRFSGDIPESVGRLPSLMDLRLFDNDLSGTLPPDFGRYSPLREFQVATNRLTGKLPENLCYWGNLTGVVAFDNDLTGELPESLGNCSALLIVSVKNNRLSGNIPNGLWTSMNMSNFILGNNSFTGELPEKVSLKLYRLEINDNRFSGKIPVGISSWKTLVVFKANNNLLTGSIPQELTTLSRLTTLFLHHNQLTGSLPSDIVSWKSLSTLNLAQNQLSGPLPKKLGFLPSLTDLDLSENQFSGQIPSEFSFLRLNLLNLSSNHLSGVIPSEFDNLAYSNSFLNNPGLCAGSGLVNLRSCNFIPTKSNKISTQSLALIIALVVAVIILAFCTFLFVIRGCRKKHDLGSTWSITSFQMLNFTESGILSGLTESNLIGSGGTGKVYRVAVDHIGEVVAVKKIWNKGKLDERLEKEFTAEVKILSSIRHSNVVKLMCCLSKENSKLLVYEYLENRSLDRWLHSKNRPPDISAGFGTVLNVVLDWPKRMKIAVGAAQGLRYMHHDCVPPIVHRDIKSSNILLDSDFNAKIADFGLAKLLIMRGEPTAMSTVAGSFGYMAPEYAQSTRVNEKIDVYSFGVVLLELATGRQAKQGDEHTSLAEWAWRHVQEGNDIVEALDEEVKGPCYLDEMCSVFKLGIICSGTLPSSRPSMKEVVHILLRCGNQLAYGHFAPLLKNSEREGDLVEDNPSSLVTVV, encoded by the exons ATGGCTAAGACAACCACAGCCCAAATATGTCTACAATTCCCACTTTACGCCCTTCTTTTCCTTGTCATATTTCTTGGCCATGCAGACTCACAGTCACTACAAGATGAAGAACAAGCAGTCCTGCTGAGGATAAAGCAATACTGGGGAAACCCACTATTACCGAGTCAATGGAGTACAGCATCAAATTCGACTCACTGTTCTTGGACATGGATAAACTGCACTGATGGCTCAGTCACTGCTCTGTCACTGTTTACTTCCAACATCACGGGGAAGTTTCCACCTTTCATTTGTGACCTCAAGAACCTCACAACACTTGTACTTGGGAACAATTCCATTACTGGTGAGTTCCCCAGAGCTATCTACAACTGTTCAAAGCTTGAGCAGTTAGACCTTTCTCTGAACTATTTCATTGGCACCGTTCCCAGTGACATATACCGCCTTGATAAGCTTACCTATCTCGACCTCAGCAGTAACAACTTTTCCGGTGAAATTCCACCAACCATCGGGCGGATGCAACGGCTTACATACCTGATGCTTACCAACAACTTGTTCACCGGTTCTTTCCCTCCAGAAATAGGTAACTTGTCTGATCTTCTAATGTTGGGATTAGGCTACATGTCAAACTTTAAGCCATCAAGTCTTCCTTCCAACTACACACAATTGAAGAAGTTGAAGTACTTATGGATTCCACGGTCGAACATGATCGGGGAAATCCCAGAAAATATTGGAGATATGGTGTCATTGGAACAAGTGGATCTATCAACAAATggcttgagtggaaaaattccaAGCAGTTTGTTTATGTTGAAGAATTTAAGTATTCTTTATCTTTACAACAACAAACTGTCTAGGGAGATTCCTCAGGTGGTTGAAGCTATAAATTTGGGCGTGCTTGATCTCTCAGACAACAACTTAACAGGGCCAATACCAGAAGACTTTGGAAACCTAACCCAGTTGACTGGTCTGAGTTTGTTTACGAATCGGTTCTCTGGTGATATTCCAGAGAGCGTTGGCCGTCTACCATCGCTTATGGATCTCAGATTGTTTGACAATGATCTGTCAGGCACTCTGCCTCCAGACTTTGGTAGGTATTCACCGCTCAGAGAGTTCCAGGTAGCTACCAATAGGCTTACTGGAAAATTACCTGAAAATTTGTGTTACTGGGGTAACTTGACAGGAGTTGTGGCTTTTGATAATGATCTCACCGGCGAATTGCCAGAATCACTTGGGAATTGCAGTGCTTTGTTAATAGTAAGTGTGAAGAATAACAGACTTTCTGGGAATATTCCTAATGGCTTGTGGACATCAATGAATATGTCTAACTTCATATTGGGCAACAACTCTTTTACTGGGGAGCTTCCTGAGAAGGTGTCTTTGAAGCTTTATCGACTCGAAATTAATGACAACAGGTTTTCTGGTAAAATTCCAGTTGGAATATCTTCCTGGAAGACTTTGGTGGTGTTTAAAGCCAACAATAACCTCTTGACAGGTTCTATTCCTCAAGAATTAACTACTCTTTCTCGTCTAACAACTCTTTTTCTTCATCACAACCAGCTTACAGGCTCCCTTCCATCAGACATAGTATCATGGAAGTCCTTAAGTACTCTTAATCTTGCTCAAAACCAACTCTCTGGACCACTTCCAAAGAAACTTGGTTTCTTACCAAGCCTCACTGATTTAGACCTGTCAGAAAACCAATTTTCTGGTCAAATTCCATCTGAATTTAGCTTTCTGAGACTCAATCTTCTCAATCTTTCTTCTAATCACCTAAGTGGGGTAATCCCAAGTGAATTCGACAACCTTGCATACAGCAACAGCTTCTTGAACAATCCAGGTCTATGTGCAGGTAGTGGATTGGTAAATCTCAGAAGCTGCAATTTTATTCCCACAAAGTCCAACAAAATTTCTACCCAATCTCTTGCTCTAATCATAGCATTAGTGGTAGCTGTAATTATTTTGGCTTTTTGTACATTTCTTTTTGTGATCAGAGGCTGCAGGAAAAAACATGATTTGGGTTCAACATGGAGTATTACCTCATTCCAGATGTTGAATTTCACAGAATCAGGAATCCTGTCAGGACTGACTGAGAGCAACCTCATTGGAAGTGGAGGCACCGGTAAAGTTTACCGAGTTGCTGTGGATCATATTGGCGAAGTTGTTGCggttaaaaaaatatggaacAAAGGAAAGTTAGATGAGAGACTTGAAAAGGAATTCACTGCAGAAGTCAAAATACTGAGTTCAATTCGACATTCTAATGTAGTGAAGCTGATGTGCTGTCTTTCCAAGGAGAACTCAAAGCTTCTGGTCTACGAGTATCTTGAAAACCGGAGCCTGGATAGGTGGCTGCACAGTAAAAACAGGCCACCTGACATTTCAGCAGGTTTTGGTACCGTCCTAAATGTTGTTCTGGACTGGCCTAAGAGAATGAAAATTGCAGTAGGGGCTGCACAAGGACTCCGCTATATGCACCATGACTGTGTCCCACCCATTGTTCATCGAGACATAAAATCAAGCAACATTTTGTTGGATTCAGATTTCAATGCGAAAATAGCTGATTTTGGTCTAGCCAAGTTGTTGATCATGCGAGGTGAACCTACTGCAATGTCAACTGTGGCTGGTTCTTTTGGCTACATGGCTCCAG AATATGCTCAATCAACGCGAGTGAATGAGAAAATTGATGTTTACAGTTTTGGGGTTGTCCTCCTTGAATTGGCAACTGGAAGACAAGCTAAACAAGGTGATGAACATACGTCCCTTGCAGAATGGGCGTGGCGTCATGTTCAAGAAGGCAACGACATAGTTGAAGCCTTGGATGAGGAGGTCAAGGGACCTTGTTACTTGGATGAAATGTGCAGTGTCTTCAAACTGGGGATAATCTGTAGTGGGACACTGCCTTCAAGCAGGCCTTCCATGAAGGAGGTTGTTCACATCTTGCTTAGATGTGGCAATCAACTTGCTTATGGCCATTTTGCTCCTCTCTTGAAGAACTCTGAGCGTGAGGGAGATTTAGTAGAAGACAACCCTAGCAGTTTGGTTACCGTTGtatga